In Plasmodium reichenowi strain SY57 chromosome 5, whole genome shotgun sequence, the following proteins share a genomic window:
- a CDS encoding hypothetical protein (conserved Plasmodium protein, unknown function), with product MFLFLTYHWKEKKHKNFFFKSITTIQGKFNADRKKKKKLSSKTTKYINYLFLKRKKAEQKIHLNNIKRKLLKNTSSSLSSPFEPFHVICNFKNDKLKALQKYNIEEKKNNAHNLLKNISQQNGSNVEYLKCIASTGVEKKNHLIETNSPKEENGTFFQMGDMNFVNYDKNYMNGQDYPTNSQTNYMNGQDYPTNSQTNHMNRQDYPTNSQINHMNGQDNLTNSQINHMNRQDNLTNSQINHMNRQDNLTNSQTNHLNRQDYPTNSQTNHLNRQDYPANSQTNHMNRQDYPTNSQTNHMNRQDYPTNSRILVSDNPSGIPSYNKSGSDRYLEENKFLPTVCIKKDKELKDMKSWNNINNILDLRKNKELCNIYLITSMINIYHENNYNYIILKILKEMKYIHCMSMKHISLIIYNIYKYYYIQYIKNIFYRSDEINRSNFFNSYYILPEDGILYNNEFKIKDVLLDIEIIKRFLLSISCVIKTYIYNESDMNVLSKILFVYCFFEINNKKMNEMLIDKILKSIHIKTNKRIEYFSLISLSFEKLKIYYSKIHLLHSNLLIKKMNKLIKEYNKLIISNNGKKKKKKKKEKKKTKLERLNLFPVHKKHKTFSLINMKDIITYLYIIKMNNIKNNEFIKTLLKYCNIFLYKINWEDKNNSYIYSYYNKVNKKSYRTLDLFCNEENIIPLCYQHDMLRNIKLYKSFENEIEKKKRKKNLLNSYKDIIILKRRTKKKNISHNDVNKYLALHSLYNINKTAHNDTIRENDYRNNVLIQVQNIRRETKFREKLLYIGSRAKEMIGKHNYVEGENNIKEIEKINDGVMKYEIEDNRINREVISSCKDEKININKKGVYSSYEDKNIHLNDKNKLYYIENNDMINKYETNLICISIFLKYLISYDYVVLKNMPEFNKLIEMYMNLIRGSNMKNIHFLYMYNIIEINRHIGLYNNFLTKLIYSSILYNCKNGLLSFLGVLKRVENMNTVEIKNKKLKDTLIKMDDSIEATHCCSDHNYDKPYEVRHVSDDDTLFKLISSRYMWLYSLINLYIQLLKSKTHDCILNDMLLNNLIVLINYDFNDVSFTLIYGCLKLLYMIENGIKENGKKENKDPYVINFRIEEEEEYYNSLHNKCNKLLFMILKKLEFIEFVNIKKNILLLLKIYKYINKIKIYRHRFENGSYGMLLKIDDMLKKKIIIETKKNIYNLDIKDFIKIFIYSDNKLRNELFHMSNLDGHFLLLTNIVNKMNNNMYIYFFDLYKCIYIYLYNYIINKEIKKLNDKNFFINKHHIINSIKLLQFLRNYITENMSKIQKRYIYKIIMYNFFYINECIKLTNMLYSSKDNKTDFIYNNNKIITNESNNYYDNYVNIKKLKKKKKKKVFIIYMLVKHVDIMFDIINVLLKKEKNLFLKILNEKNVLIYIFSLYMENISRVKKKIIGYLFFSSNKNRTHGKEFLYILLKNKLEFYNNKMNTCDDIRHITYMNVLILFLLFKYEIFLRNYNIYKRCHRKQITYDLNKDVPYFEGAHNTFKYYKDNKNISYNMLLNTHNNDVIFLQVLFYAITKNYFILNNMYPKNFENIYINKIKRKQYNNKQRNDTDVLLQNSRDEGNKNKSIHYENDLFELIITNFNILSEHYNDNKYFKSIIYNFMVHKNDISQVINKILNKNKSEKYVIEKIK from the coding sequence ATGTTCCTTTTCTTAACATATCACTGgaaggaaaaaaaacacaaaaATTTCTTCTTTAAATCAATTACAACAATCCAAGGCAAATTTAATGCAgatagaaaaaaaaaaaaaaaacttagCTCTAAAACGAccaaatatattaattacctatttttaaaaaggaaaaaggCAGAACAAAAAATCCATctgaataatataaaaaggaaacTCCTTAAAAATACCTCTTCTTCTTTGTCAAGCCCATTCGAACCATTCCACGTTATTTGTAATTTcaaaaatgataaattaaaagctctgcaaaaatataacatagaggaaaaaaaaaataatgcACATAACCTccttaaaaatatatctcAACAAAATGGGTCAAATGTAGAATATCTTAAATGTATTGCCTCCACAGGagtagaaaaaaaaaatcatttaATTGAAACAAACTCACCAAAGGAGGAAAATGGAACTTTCTTCCAAATGGGTGATATGAATTTTGTgaattatgataaaaattatatgaacGGACAGGATTATCCTACAAATAGCCaaacaaattatatgaacGGACAGGATTATCCTACAAATAGCCAAACAAATCATATGAACAGACAGGATTATCCTACAAATAGCCAAATAAATCATATGAACGGACAGGATAATCTTACAAATAGCCAAATAAATCATATGAACAGACAGGATAATCTTACAAATAGCCAAATAAATCATATGAACAGACAGGATAATCTTACAAATAGCCAAACAAATCATTTGAACAGACAGGATTATCCTACAAATAGCCAAACAAATCATTTGAACAGACAGGATTATCCTGCAAATAGCCAAACAAATCATATGAACAGACAGGATTATCCTACAAATAGCCAAACAAATCATATGAACAGACAGGATTATCCTACAAATAGCAGAATCCTTGTAAGTGATAATCCTTCGGGAATTCCAAGTTATAACAAATCAGGTTCTGATAGATACctagaagaaaataaattccTACCAACGGTGTGCATCAAGAAAGATAAAGAATTGAAAGATATGAAAAGTTGGAATAATATCAATAACATTCTAGACCTTAGAAAGAATAAGGAGTTGTGtaacatatatttgatTACTAGTATGATAAACATATATCATGAGAATAattacaattatataatattgaaaatattaaaagagATGAAATATATCCATTGTATGAGTATGAAGCATATAAgtttaattatatacaatatatataaatattattatattcaatatataaaaaatatattttatagaTCAGACGAAATAAACAGAAGTAACTTTTTTAATAGTTATTACATATTACCAGAAGATGgcatattatataataatgagtttaaaataaaagatgTGTTGTTAGatatagaaataataaaaaggtttttattatctatatcATGTGTAATTAAGacgtatatatataatgaaagTGATATGAATGTCTTAAGTAagatattatttgtatattgtttctttgaaataaataataaaaaaatgaatgaaATGTTAATTGATAAGATCTTGAAAAGTATTCATATAAAGacaaataaaagaatagaatatttttctttaatatcattatcTTTTGAGAAgttaaagatatattattctaaAATACATTTGTTACATTCTAAtttgttaataaaaaaaatgaataaattaataaaagagTATAATAAGTTAATTATAAGTAATAATGggaagaagaagaagaagaagaagaaggaaaaaaaaaaaacaaaattgGAACGTCTTAATCTATTCCCAGTTCATAAAAAGCACAAAACGTTTTCGTTAATTAATATGAAGGatattataacatatttgtatataattaagatgaataatataaaaaataatgaatttataaagaccttgttaaaatattgcaacatatttttgtataaaataaactgggaagacaaaaataatagttatatatattcgtattataataaagtaaataaaaaatcatataGAACGTTagatttattttgtaatgaagaaaatataataccATTGTGTTATCAGCATGATATgttaagaaatataaaattatataaatcgTTTGAAAATGAGatcgaaaaaaaaaagagaaaaaaaaatttattaaattcttataaggatattattatattaaaaagaagaacaaaaaaaaaaaatatatctcATAATGATGTAAACAAATATTTAGCTTTACATTctttgtataatataaataaaacagCACACAACGATACCATACGTGAAAATGATTATAGGAATAATGTATTAATACAAGTTCAAAATATCCGAAGAGAAACAAAATTCAGAgagaaattattatatataggaAGTAGAGCAAAGGAGATGATAGGAAAGCATAATTACGTCGAAGgagaaaataatattaaagaaatagaaaaaataaatgatgGTGTTATGAAATATGAAATTGAGGACAACCGAATAAATAGGGAGGTGATTTCTTCTTGTAAAGATGAAAAgattaatataaataagaaagGTGTATATAGTTCTTATGAGGACAAgaatatacatttaaatgataaaaataaattatattatattgaaaataacgatatgataaataaatatgaaacaaatttaatatgtattaGTATATTTCTTAAGTATTTAATATCATATGATTATGtagttttaaaaaatatgcCTGAGTTTAATAAGTTAATAGAAATGTATATGAATTTGATAAGAGGTAGTAATATGAAGAATATTcactttttatatatgtataacaTTATAGAAATTAATAGACATATAGGattgtataataattttttaacaaaattaatttattcatctattttgtataattGTAAAAATGGATTGTTATCTTTCCTTGGTGTGTTGAAGAGGGtagaaaatatgaatacagtggaaataaaaaataaaaaactaAAAGATactttaataaaaatggatGATTCTATTGAGGCTACTCATTGTTGCTCTGATcataattatgataaacCATATGAGGTAAGGCATGTTTCTGATGATGACACATTATTCAAATTAATAAGTTCTAGATATATGTGGTTGTATTctttaattaatttatacatacaattattaaaaagCAAAACACATGACTGTATATTGAATGATATGTtgttaaataatttaattgTCTTGATTAATTATGATTTTAATGATGTAAGTTTTACATTGATTTATGGCtgtttaaaattattatatatgattgAGAATGGTATAAAGgaaaatggaaaaaaagaaaataaagatCCTTATGTTATTAATTTTAGAATAGAAGAAGAGGaggaatattataattctttaCACAACAAATGtaacaaattattatttatgattttaaaaaaacTTGAATTTATTGAATTCgtgaatataaaaaaaaatatattattattattaaaaatttataaatatattaataaaataaaaatatatagacACCGATTTGAAAATGGTAGTTATGGGATGTTATTAAAAATCGATgatatgttaaaaaaaaaaataattattgaaacaaaaaaaaatatatataatttggatataaaagattttataaaaatatttatatatagtgataataaattaagGAATGAACTTTTTCATATGAGTAATTTAGATGgtcattttttattattaacaaatatagtaaataaaatgaataataatatgtatatatatttttttgatttatataaatgtatatatatatatttatataattatattataaataaagaaataaaaaaattaaatgataaaaacttttttataaacaaacatcatattataaattcaataaaattattacaatttttaagaaattatataacCGAAAATATGAGCAAAATACAGAAgagatatatttataaaataattatgtacaactttttttatataaatgaatgtataaaattaaCAAACATGTTATATTCTTCCAAGGATAATAAAACCGatttcatttataataataataagataaTTACAAATGAATctaataattattatgataattatgtgaatataaaaaaattaaaaaaaaaaaaaaaaaaaaaagtttttattatatacatgttGGTAAAACATGTAGATATAATGTTTGATATAATTAATGtgttattaaaaaaagaaaagaacTTATTTCTTAAAATTCTTAATGAGAAGAATGTattgatttatattttttctttatatatggaaaatataagtagagtgaaaaaaaaaattattggttatttatttttttcctcaAATAAGAATAGGACACACGGAAAAGAATTTCTTTACAtcttattaaaaaataaattagaattctataataataaaatgaatacaTGTGATGATATTAGACATATCACATATATGaatgtattaatattatttcttttatttaaatatgaaatttttttgagaaattataacatataCAAGAGATGTCATAGAAAGCAAATCACATATGATTTAAATAAGGATGTTCCTTATTTCGAGGGGGCACACAATACAttcaaatattataaagataataaaaatatttcttataatatgttattaaaTACACATAATAATGACGTTATATTTCTACAAGTGTTATTTTATGCcataacaaaaaattattttatcttaaataatatgtatccaaaaaattttgaaaatatatatataaataaaataaaaagaaaacaatataataataaacaaagAAATGATACTGATGTGTTATTACAAAATAGTAGAGATgaaggaaataaaaataaatcgatacattatgaaaatgatttatttgaattaataataacaaattttaatatcttATCAGAAcattataatgataataaatatttcaaaagTATTATTTACAATTTTATGGTACATAAAAATGACATTTCACAAGTAATCaacaaaattttaaataaaaataaatcagAGAAATATGTgatagaaaaaataaaataa
- a CDS encoding hypothetical protein (conserved Plasmodium protein, unknown function): MNIKRSIYHYLSYSSFLIKNHYHHNNTIYPCFHSLRNNNKMSYLKPNYFICIPIKNNNICNELINIQKHVLVKYDELKDCIIERNKFHISLLILHIKKNQIELSKEAFNEAMEKIKKNMHNEKICFEKLDTFRNDVLYLSLKEDSNKYIINIINHLIDSFSKRGIKIIFNNKKPAKEILSNNNKKELNKNSNDLQHITPHLTLMKNSYMKKMYMNKKPQILPFFYTDYDLTNLLKEQIDIQKIQFLEMDMDTSTSYYKIVSEFNL, translated from the coding sequence atgaatattaaaagaagCATTTACCATTATTTAAGTTATTCTTCCTTTTTGATTAAAaatcattatcatcataataatacGATATATCCTTGTTTTCATAGTTTgagaaataataataagatgAGCTACTTAAAGccaaattattttatatgtataccaataaaaaataataatatttgtaatgaattaataaatatacaaaaacATGTTCTTGtaaaatatgatgaatTAAAAGATTGTATTATtgaaagaaataaatttcatatatctcttttaattttacatattaaaaagaatcAAATAGAATTATCCAAAGAAGCATTTAATGAAGCCATggaaaagataaaaaaaaatatgcataatgaaaaaatatgttttgAAAAATTAGATACATTTCGTAACgatgttttatatttaagtttaaaagaagatagtaataaatatattataaatataataaaccATTTAATAGACTCATTTTCTAAAAGAggaataaaaattattttcaataataaaaaacccgcaaaagaaatattatcaaataataataaaaaagaattgAATAAAAATTCAAATGATTTACAACATATTACACCTCATTTAActttaatgaaaaattcttatatgaaaaaaatgtatatgaataaaaaacCTCAAATTCTTCCTTTTTTCTATACAGATTATGATTTAACAAATTTGTTGAAAGAACAAATtgatatacaaaaaatacAATTCCTTGAAATGGATATGGATACCTCAACGTCTTATTATAAAATCGTGTCTGAGTTTAATCTTTga
- a CDS encoding hypothetical protein (conserved Plasmodium protein, unknown function) — MNFVFIYIVLISFFNKNRCDNELAVKGSLTVANLKISSKNNQENGILFVNEESEYKIGLNERSELIISKKKKPLVTIDEHENINFFNLDLSVKILNIQGILKIMNVNQFQMFVHEDFSNSSNTKGWIGDQFFNYTSLCGGINLLGGYGKLSKGEIYKTFENIPSHSQIRIKCNFHFIDNWDNQTAYMKISTDEKEEKYYVWTDTHSQINKQNSINICGNTTGESKFFSIIDIIIPHNSNKLIIYFGTNIQKDEPNLISWGISNFQIYLI; from the coding sequence ATGAATTTcgtatttatttatatcgtcctgatttccttttttaacAAAAACAGGTGTGATAATGAATTGGCTGTTAAGGGGAGTTTGACAGTTGccaatttaaaaatatcatctaaaaataatcaaGAGAACggaatattatttgtaaatGAAGAGAgtgaatataaaataggattaaatgaaagaagtgaattaataataagtaaaaaaaagaaaccTCTTGTAACTATTGATGAACAcgaaaatataaatttttttaatttggATTTATCTGTTAAGATACTGAATATACAAggaatattaaaaattatgaatgTTAATCAATTTCAAATGTTTGTTCATGAAGATTTTTCAAATAGTTCAAATACCAAAGGATGGATTGGAGatcaattttttaattatactTCTTTATGTGGTGGAATTAATTTATTAGGTGGATATGGAAAATTATCAAAAGGAGAAATATACAAAACCTTTGAAAATATTCCAAGCCATTCACAAATACGtataaaatgtaatttCCATTTTATTGATAACTGGGATAATCAAACAGcttatatgaaaatttctacagatgaaaaagaagaaaaatattatgtatgGACTGATACACATtcacaaataaataaacaaaattcTATTAACATTTGTGGAAATACTACAGGAGAAtctaaatttttttctataatcgatattattattccacataattcaaataaattaatcatttattttggaacaaatatacaaaaagaTGAACCAAATTTAATATCCTGGGGAATATCCAATTTTCAAATATACCTTATTTAA
- a CDS encoding hypothetical protein (conserved Plasmodium protein, unknown function), translating into MTSQTTTAVFSSDLQTFIVTKYDPLLSIVKELNDKLQNSEKDKYHLEKRIMKLEKQMVLLLEKLEVSDILFDNEEKEKKEEQRKNQKIESEENLLAPWLFSCQLGTPLSSLQVLLEFNVNNTIELNVKLWKREEDMWINVLEDISSNYNNYLPDSLSLLDLRKAARKCLLNICMNEILIVLRNVPGKSQALYNTTTMTLVAILASAIYEAWKRIELTDPVSLGRIVLVLDGEDVGSRLRAGNKKLKIEPLN; encoded by the exons atgacTAGCCAAACAACCACTGCAGTTTTTAGCAGTGACTTGCAAACATTCATAGTTACAAAATATGATCCCTTGTTGAGCATTgtaaaagaattaaatgataaattaCAAAATTCTGAAAAAG ATAAATACCACTTAGAAAAGCGAATAATGAAATTAGAAAAACAAATGGTTCTTTTATTAGAAAAACTAGAAGTTAGCgatattttatttgataatgaagagaaagaaaaaaaagaggaacaaagaaaaaatcAAAAGATTGAAAGCGAAGAAAATTTATTAGCTCCTTGGTTATTTTCCTGTCAATTAGGAACACCATTATCATCCTTGCAAGTTCTCTTAGAAtttaatgtaaataatacTATAGAATTAAATGTAAAATTATGGAAACGTGAAGAAGATATGTGGATAAATGTTCTAGAAGATATTTCATctaattataataattatttacCAGATTCTTTAAGCCTTCTTGATTTAAGAAAGGCTGCAAGAAAATGTCTacttaatatatgtatgaatgaaatattaatagtTTTAAGAAACGTACCAGGAAAATCTCAAGCACTCTATAATACAACAACAATGACATTGGTAGCAATTTTGGCATCAGCTATTTATGAAGCTTGGAAAAGAATAGAGTTAACGGACCCAGTTTCTTTGGGAAGGATAGTTCTTGTATTGGACG GAGAAGATGTTGGATCAAGGTTAAGAGCaggaaataaaaagttaAAAATAGAGCCcttaaattaa